The Streptomyces kanamyceticus genome window below encodes:
- a CDS encoding SUKH-4 family immunity protein, producing the protein MVTFAQAQERAEEWINGDVPGYQHREVRVREFDLGFVVWAEDRENGPVSDGGSQRLVLARDSGEATLWPGLPVGEVIRRYEEEYGLPDAVPQDVPPAPPERVDLNQTSFLLSPPEWLQEAADKLGIPDRRASAAASSDAASGAEPAAPDAGTPWPAAPAADEGLAATSPGAPAGATPWAGTDTNADDGEDLSVPAPATVFAPPLVVEDDEAEPRPSVAPEAKTALMHGGSQLPKTALAPALGAPAPGTPGAPAPAPGAPGAPQGPGGSNAPQPPVGSPVPPPSDASAYGYPQGPGASNAPQPPVGSPVPPPPDPSAYGYPQGPGPSNAPQPQGAGAGDIADAATSKAQGPPQGARGGGATTPPPPSPPGVPPGSTPPPSGPGAPGTPAGGYVPTQLVSSLGPDGPQPQPPAAPGAPQPPGAPGAPGAPPGGVHHAATMLADPSMGGPGGIKPPAAPGAPQPPGPPGAPGAPGAPGAPQPPGPPGAPGTPPGGVHHAATMLADPSLGGPGGIKPPGAPGAPGAPQPPGPPGAPGAPPPGSTPPPGGGVHHAATMLAGPAVGGPGAPGMPPPPAPAPGPGGPGGGQPYGYPQPPVGQPTVGPGYQAVLRYRAADGSEQQLIRRSAPGTPHPEWQILHELRGMNVPPQQVLELHTELESCELPGAYCARMIRETWPQARITSIAPYGKDHASRQGGMQQLLAHQGELHQVADGPARPAPVRAPLQQMPPAPAIPPEGIAQELAAAFGPGIFRFDQRAVSRQGVPDIVAHMLVVAGLPVDFGPFFWAQAQPGRPVPTLAELAQERGVQPASDAGSYLVMGSDFGRALCVQYGTANIVAVPVEAGPGGAPVPPQFVNTGLPEFARCMALLGRMWRLRFGLNQEQAGRWTVDFQNQLAAVDAAALGSPESWWSVLLEQMWDGLL; encoded by the coding sequence ATGGTGACCTTCGCGCAGGCGCAGGAGCGCGCCGAGGAATGGATCAACGGCGACGTGCCGGGCTACCAGCACCGTGAGGTGCGGGTCAGGGAGTTCGACCTGGGCTTCGTCGTCTGGGCCGAGGACCGGGAGAACGGTCCGGTGTCCGACGGCGGCAGCCAGCGGCTCGTCCTCGCGCGCGACAGCGGCGAGGCGACGCTCTGGCCGGGCCTTCCGGTGGGTGAGGTGATCCGCCGCTACGAGGAGGAGTACGGCCTCCCGGACGCGGTGCCCCAGGACGTGCCGCCCGCACCGCCGGAACGGGTCGACCTGAACCAGACGTCGTTCCTGCTGAGCCCGCCGGAATGGCTCCAGGAGGCGGCGGACAAACTGGGCATCCCCGACCGGCGCGCGTCCGCCGCGGCCTCTTCGGACGCCGCGTCCGGTGCGGAGCCCGCCGCTCCCGACGCCGGTACGCCGTGGCCCGCCGCGCCCGCGGCCGACGAGGGCCTGGCCGCGACGTCGCCCGGCGCGCCCGCGGGGGCGACCCCGTGGGCCGGTACGGACACCAACGCCGATGACGGCGAGGACCTTTCGGTGCCCGCGCCCGCGACGGTGTTCGCGCCGCCGCTGGTCGTCGAGGACGACGAGGCCGAACCGAGGCCGAGCGTGGCCCCGGAGGCGAAGACGGCCCTGATGCACGGCGGCAGCCAGCTCCCGAAGACGGCGTTGGCCCCGGCCCTCGGCGCCCCGGCTCCGGGCACGCCCGGCGCTCCGGCTCCGGCTCCGGGTGCGCCCGGCGCCCCGCAGGGTCCGGGTGGGTCCAACGCGCCGCAGCCGCCGGTGGGTTCGCCTGTTCCGCCGCCGTCGGATGCGTCGGCGTACGGGTATCCGCAGGGTCCGGGTGCGTCGAACGCGCCGCAGCCGCCGGTGGGTTCGCCTGTTCCGCCGCCGCCGGATCCTTCGGCGTACGGGTATCCGCAGGGCCCCGGCCCGTCCAACGCGCCTCAGCCGCAGGGTGCCGGTGCCGGGGACATCGCCGATGCCGCGACCAGCAAGGCGCAGGGGCCGCCCCAGGGCGCCCGCGGTGGCGGTGCCACCACGCCTCCGCCGCCCAGCCCGCCGGGTGTGCCGCCGGGGAGTACGCCGCCGCCTTCGGGTCCCGGTGCGCCGGGTACGCCCGCGGGCGGGTACGTCCCGACGCAGCTCGTCTCGTCCCTCGGCCCCGACGGACCTCAGCCTCAGCCGCCCGCGGCTCCTGGCGCTCCGCAGCCTCCCGGTGCGCCTGGTGCGCCTGGTGCGCCGCCCGGTGGTGTGCACCACGCCGCGACGATGTTGGCCGATCCGAGTATGGGCGGGCCCGGTGGGATAAAGCCGCCTGCGGCTCCTGGTGCGCCTCAGCCGCCTGGACCGCCCGGTGCTCCGGGTGCGCCTGGTGCTCCGGGTGCGCCTCAGCCTCCCGGTCCGCCTGGTGCGCCCGGTACGCCGCCCGGTGGCGTGCACCACGCCGCGACCATGCTGGCCGACCCGAGCCTGGGCGGCCCCGGTGGGATAAAGCCTCCCGGCGCTCCCGGCGCCCCTGGTGCGCCCCAGCCGCCCGGTCCGCCCGGCGCTCCCGGTGCCCCGCCGCCCGGCAGCACCCCGCCCCCCGGCGGTGGCGTCCACCACGCCGCGACCATGCTGGCGGGGCCCGCTGTCGGCGGCCCGGGTGCGCCCGGCATGCCGCCGCCGCCCGCGCCCGCACCGGGGCCGGGGGGTCCCGGCGGCGGTCAGCCGTACGGCTATCCGCAGCCGCCCGTCGGGCAGCCCACCGTCGGCCCCGGCTACCAGGCCGTGCTCCGCTACCGCGCGGCCGACGGCTCCGAGCAGCAGCTCATCCGCCGCTCGGCGCCCGGCACGCCGCACCCGGAGTGGCAGATCCTGCACGAGCTGCGCGGCATGAACGTGCCGCCGCAGCAGGTGCTCGAACTCCACACCGAGCTGGAGTCCTGCGAGCTGCCGGGCGCGTACTGCGCCCGCATGATCCGCGAGACCTGGCCGCAGGCGCGGATCACGTCCATCGCGCCGTACGGCAAGGACCACGCGTCCCGCCAGGGCGGCATGCAGCAACTCCTCGCCCACCAGGGCGAGTTGCACCAGGTGGCGGACGGGCCCGCGCGCCCGGCGCCGGTGCGTGCGCCGTTGCAGCAGATGCCGCCCGCTCCGGCGATCCCGCCGGAGGGCATCGCGCAGGAGCTGGCCGCGGCCTTCGGCCCCGGCATCTTCCGCTTCGACCAGCGCGCGGTGTCCCGGCAGGGCGTGCCGGACATCGTGGCGCACATGCTCGTGGTCGCGGGTCTGCCCGTCGACTTCGGCCCGTTCTTCTGGGCGCAGGCCCAGCCGGGACGTCCGGTGCCGACGCTGGCCGAGCTGGCGCAGGAGCGGGGTGTGCAGCCCGCCTCCGACGCGGGCTCGTACCTGGTCATGGGCAGTGACTTCGGGCGGGCGCTCTGTGTCCAGTACGGGACGGCGAACATCGTCGCCGTGCCGGTGGAGGCGGGGCCCGGTGGTGCGCCGGTGCCGCCGCAGTTCGTGAACACGGGGCTGCCTGAGTTCGCGCGCTGCATGGCTCTGTTGGGGCGGATGTGGCGTCTGCGGTTCGGTCTCAATCAAGAGCAGGCGGGGCGGTGGACGGTTGACTTCCAGAACCAGCTCGCTGCGGTTGACGCTGCCGCTTTGGGGTCGCCGGAGAGTTGGTGGTCTGTGCTTCTTGAGCAGATGTGGGATGGGTTGTTGTAG
- a CDS encoding LCP family protein, with the protein MADGGSRSGKRRWPKRVALSLLALVVLLAAYGTGLYFWAGSRLRTTDAFAAYEGRPERGKGTDWLLVGSDSRSSLTPEQRKKLHVGNDQGLNTDTIMVLHYGDSGPYLVSIPRDSYVSIPGHGKGKINSAYAIGGATLLTRTVEQATGLRIDHYAEVNFLGFVDVVDALGGVSICVPEGGLHDEKSGADFDGGCQHMDGVEALRYVRARYSDPEGDLGRVKRQRQLVSAVAEKAVSVPVLLPPWKLIPFLSASLDALTVDTDTGVGALTRMGLQMEGLSSGSGATTTVPVASEPEIAGVGDVVVWDQVKAGRLFEALRDDTPIPTSGAN; encoded by the coding sequence ATGGCAGACGGTGGTTCGCGGAGCGGGAAGCGGCGTTGGCCCAAGCGTGTCGCGCTGAGCCTGCTCGCGTTGGTCGTGCTCCTTGCCGCGTACGGGACCGGGCTGTATTTCTGGGCCGGGTCGCGGCTGCGGACCACCGACGCCTTCGCGGCGTACGAGGGGCGTCCGGAGCGGGGCAAGGGCACCGACTGGCTGCTCGTCGGGTCCGACAGTCGCTCCTCGCTCACCCCCGAACAGCGCAAGAAGCTCCACGTCGGCAACGACCAGGGGCTCAACACCGACACGATCATGGTCCTGCACTACGGCGACAGCGGGCCGTATCTGGTGTCGATCCCGCGTGATTCGTACGTCTCCATCCCCGGGCACGGGAAGGGGAAGATCAACTCCGCGTACGCGATCGGCGGCGCGACGCTGCTCACCCGCACCGTCGAACAGGCCACGGGACTGCGCATCGACCACTACGCCGAGGTGAACTTCCTCGGCTTCGTCGACGTGGTGGACGCGTTGGGCGGGGTCAGCATCTGCGTACCCGAAGGAGGTCTGCACGACGAGAAGTCGGGGGCGGACTTCGACGGGGGCTGCCAGCACATGGACGGCGTGGAGGCGCTGCGGTACGTGCGGGCCAGGTACTCCGATCCCGAGGGTGACCTGGGGCGGGTCAAGCGCCAGCGGCAGCTGGTGAGCGCCGTCGCCGAGAAGGCCGTCAGCGTGCCCGTGCTGCTGCCGCCGTGGAAGCTGATCCCCTTCCTGAGCGCCTCGCTCGACGCGCTCACCGTCGACACGGACACCGGGGTGGGGGCGCTGACCCGGATGGGCCTTCAGATGGAGGGGCTCTCCAGTGGTTCGGGGGCCACCACGACCGTGCCCGTGGCGAGCGAGCCCGAGATCGCCGGGGTCGGCGATGTCGTCGTGTGGGACCAGGTCAAGGCCGGTCGGCTCTTCGAAGCGCTCAGAGACGACACCCCGATTCCGACTTCTGGCGCCAATTGA
- a CDS encoding carboxymuconolactone decarboxylase family protein: MEARLNLFTNPVAAKVIRHLNAAGKAIADSTLPAATQELVKIRASQINGCGFCTDMHTKDAAHAGETSVRLNLIAAWREATVFTDAERAALELTEQGTRIADAAGGVTDEAWADAAKHYDEDQLTSLVSMIAVINAYNRVNVMIQMPAGDYQPGQFG; encoded by the coding sequence ATGGAAGCCCGACTGAACCTCTTCACCAACCCCGTCGCCGCCAAGGTCATCCGGCACCTGAACGCGGCCGGCAAGGCGATCGCCGACTCGACGCTGCCCGCCGCCACCCAGGAACTCGTGAAGATCCGCGCCAGCCAGATCAACGGCTGCGGCTTCTGCACCGACATGCACACCAAGGACGCCGCCCACGCGGGCGAGACCTCGGTGCGTCTCAACCTGATCGCCGCCTGGCGCGAAGCCACCGTGTTCACCGACGCCGAGCGCGCCGCCCTCGAACTGACCGAGCAGGGCACCCGCATCGCGGACGCGGCCGGTGGCGTCACCGACGAGGCGTGGGCCGATGCCGCCAAGCACTACGACGAGGACCAGCTCACCTCCCTCGTGTCGATGATCGCCGTCATCAACGCCTACAACCGCGTGAACGTGATGATCCAGATGCCCGCGGGCGACTATCAGCCCGGCCAGTTCGGGTGA
- a CDS encoding sodium/solute symporter: MSLVAFTAVVTLTLLLCVLTGPDRDDLDGFYTGFGALSPMRNGLAIAGDYISAATVLGTGGVIALLGYDGVVLALSTALSLTLLMFLLAEPLRNAGRFTMGDVLARRMPGRAVRIAACATTLAALLPLMLVQLAGAGDLLSFMLGFSGEGVETGCVVTLGALMIGYAAIGGMKGTALIQILKIVTLLGSGTVVAVLILRRFDWDPGALLTAARDGSGAGPAFLRSGLQFADSPNPRLDMISSELTVVLGGAALPHVTMRMYTARSARETRRSMSWAVACVSLFVLVITVVGFGATALIGRAALAEDDPQGNTAYLLGSRAAFGADISTAGTLVFTTVTTALFLTLLASVAGMILACANSLAHDVFAHGRRGKGGGGDRAGGGGKDGGDGDGDGDGKDGGGAALSARREMRLARASALAIGVPAILLAVLVKDRNLQPLVTLSFCLGASALAPALVYSLFWRRFTRAGLLCTLLGGSLGAAALMTGTNLVSGAPHAAFPNHDFTWFPFTTTGLVSIPLGFFLGWLGTRLSDRGGAAEQRRQYEAVEGLILAGAAARHPNWPG; encoded by the coding sequence ATGTCCCTGGTGGCCTTCACCGCCGTGGTCACCCTCACGCTCCTGCTGTGCGTCCTGACCGGACCCGACAGGGACGACCTCGACGGGTTCTACACCGGGTTCGGCGCGCTCTCGCCGATGCGCAACGGCCTCGCCATCGCGGGCGACTACATCTCGGCGGCCACCGTGCTCGGCACCGGCGGCGTGATCGCGCTCCTCGGGTACGACGGCGTGGTGCTCGCCCTGAGCACGGCGCTCTCCCTGACCCTGCTGATGTTCCTGCTCGCCGAACCCCTGCGCAACGCGGGCCGGTTCACCATGGGCGACGTGCTCGCGCGCCGGATGCCGGGCCGCGCGGTCCGCATCGCCGCGTGCGCGACGACCCTGGCGGCCCTGCTCCCCCTGATGCTGGTCCAACTGGCGGGCGCGGGCGACCTGTTGTCGTTCATGCTCGGCTTCTCCGGCGAGGGCGTCGAGACCGGCTGCGTCGTCACGCTCGGCGCCCTGATGATCGGCTACGCGGCGATCGGCGGCATGAAGGGCACCGCCCTCATCCAGATCCTCAAGATCGTGACGCTGCTCGGCTCCGGCACGGTGGTCGCCGTACTGATCCTGCGCCGCTTCGACTGGGATCCGGGCGCCCTGCTCACGGCCGCGCGGGACGGCAGCGGGGCAGGACCCGCCTTCCTCCGCTCCGGACTGCAGTTCGCCGACAGCCCCAACCCCCGCCTGGACATGATCAGTTCGGAGCTGACGGTGGTGCTCGGCGGGGCGGCGCTGCCGCACGTCACGATGCGGATGTACACGGCGCGCAGCGCCCGCGAGACGCGCCGCTCGATGTCCTGGGCGGTGGCCTGCGTCTCCCTGTTCGTCCTCGTCATCACCGTCGTCGGCTTCGGCGCGACGGCGCTGATCGGCCGGGCCGCGCTCGCCGAGGACGACCCCCAGGGCAACACGGCGTACCTGCTCGGCTCCCGGGCCGCGTTCGGCGCCGACATCTCGACGGCGGGGACCCTGGTCTTCACCACGGTCACCACGGCCCTGTTCCTGACGCTGCTCGCGTCGGTGGCGGGCATGATCCTCGCCTGCGCCAACTCCCTGGCGCACGACGTCTTCGCGCACGGGCGCCGCGGCAAGGGCGGCGGCGGCGACAGGGCTGGCGGCGGCGGCAAGGACGGTGGCGATGGCGATGGCGATGGCGATGGCAAGGATGGCGGCGGGGCCGCTCTCTCCGCGCGGCGCGAGATGAGGCTGGCCCGCGCCTCCGCGCTGGCCATAGGGGTACCCGCGATCCTGCTCGCGGTCCTGGTCAAGGACCGCAACCTGCAGCCGCTCGTCACCCTCTCGTTCTGCCTGGGCGCATCCGCGCTGGCCCCCGCCCTGGTCTACAGCCTCTTCTGGCGCCGCTTCACCCGGGCGGGCCTGCTCTGCACCCTGCTCGGCGGCTCACTCGGCGCCGCCGCCCTGATGACGGGCACCAATCTCGTCTCGGGCGCCCCGCACGCGGCGTTCCCGAACCACGACTTCACCTGGTTCCCGTTCACGACGACGGGCCTCGTCTCCATCCCCCTCGGCTTCTTCCTCGGCTGGCTCGGCACCCGCCTCTCGGACCGCGGCGGCGCGGCGGAGCAGCGTCGGCAGTACGAGGCGGTGGAGGGCCTCATCCTGGCGGGTGCCGCCGCGCGTCACCCGAACTGGCCGGGCTGA
- a CDS encoding DUF485 domain-containing protein — translation MSHPPHEPLPSYEPRPPHEQLPPYEPHLTYPWRPRPQPPRAPRPEHRLPRQPAPGRHSDLRILRGAYRGQRRVATLTALGYFTLFLALSAFAPALMTGTVTTGLSTGLLLGLCQLPVTGLAVLLYEYTARRRLDPLAERLRGQAASAYGTTAAGGRP, via the coding sequence ATGAGCCACCCTCCGCACGAGCCACTTCCTTCGTACGAGCCACGCCCCCCACATGAGCAACTTCCGCCGTACGAGCCGCACCTCACCTACCCCTGGCGGCCCAGACCCCAGCCCCCGCGGGCGCCACGGCCCGAGCACCGCCTGCCCCGCCAACCTGCGCCGGGACGCCACAGCGACCTGCGGATCCTGCGCGGCGCCTACCGCGGCCAGCGCCGCGTCGCCACGCTCACCGCGCTCGGCTACTTCACGCTCTTCCTCGCCCTGTCGGCCTTCGCCCCCGCCCTGATGACGGGCACGGTCACGACGGGCCTCTCCACAGGGCTGCTGCTCGGCCTGTGCCAGCTCCCCGTCACCGGCCTCGCCGTGCTCCTGTACGAGTACACGGCCCGCCGCAGACTCGACCCGCTGGCCGAACGCCTGCGCGGACAGGCCGCGTCGGCGTACGGGACGACGGCCGCCGGGGGCCGCCCGTGA
- a CDS encoding MFS transporter yields the protein MDSQDAIRGRGDAIRGRGAVVAALMLAMALAALDATIVSTAVPQIVGDLGGFSVFSWLFSGYLLAVTVSLPVYGKLSDTFGRKPVLIAGSIVFLVGSALCASAWNMGALIAFRIVQGLGGGALQGTVQTLAADLYPLEQRPKIQAKLSTVWALSAVAGPAIGGLIASYADWRWIFLINLPVGAVAFWLIVRHLHEPERAAAPRPTIDWAGALAVFACGGVLLTALVQGGVAWPWLSAPSLTLFGTGAALVAVVVLIERRAKEPIIPGWVWRRRTIAAVNLALGALGLLMVAPTVFLPTYAQSVLQLAPVAAGFVLSVMTLSWPVSAALSQHVYRRIGFRNTAVVGIAAAGLILLAFPLLPYPGSAWQPALIMLLLGAALGLFQLPLIVGVQSTVGWAERGTATASVLFCRQIGQTLGAALFGAVANGVLAARLGGAGSLDSVARSLDDPGSVADPERLRRAVDAAVDAVYVGAGCAAGLALLALLFVAPRRFPVLQEKQLEPQREQLSPTQQAD from the coding sequence GTGGACTCGCAGGACGCGATACGGGGCCGGGGCGACGCGATACGAGGCCGGGGCGCGGTCGTCGCCGCGCTGATGCTCGCCATGGCGCTTGCCGCCCTGGACGCCACGATCGTGTCGACCGCGGTGCCCCAGATCGTCGGCGACCTCGGCGGCTTCTCCGTCTTCTCCTGGCTCTTCTCCGGCTATCTGCTCGCGGTCACGGTCAGCCTGCCCGTCTACGGCAAGCTCTCCGACACCTTCGGCCGCAAGCCGGTGCTCATCGCGGGCAGCATCGTCTTCCTGGTCGGCTCCGCGCTCTGCGCGAGCGCGTGGAACATGGGCGCCCTCATCGCCTTCCGCATCGTCCAGGGCCTGGGCGGCGGCGCCTTGCAGGGCACCGTCCAGACGCTCGCCGCCGACCTCTACCCGCTGGAGCAACGCCCCAAGATCCAGGCGAAGCTGTCCACGGTGTGGGCCCTCTCCGCGGTCGCGGGCCCGGCCATCGGCGGCCTGATCGCCTCGTACGCGGACTGGCGCTGGATCTTCCTCATCAACCTGCCGGTCGGGGCCGTCGCGTTCTGGCTGATCGTGCGCCATCTGCACGAGCCCGAACGGGCCGCCGCGCCACGGCCGACCATCGACTGGGCGGGCGCCCTCGCCGTCTTCGCCTGCGGCGGGGTCCTGCTCACCGCGCTCGTACAGGGCGGGGTGGCGTGGCCCTGGCTCTCGGCGCCCTCGCTGACCCTGTTCGGCACCGGCGCCGCCCTCGTCGCCGTCGTCGTGCTGATCGAACGGCGCGCGAAGGAGCCGATCATCCCCGGCTGGGTGTGGCGGCGGCGCACCATCGCCGCGGTCAACCTGGCGCTCGGCGCGCTGGGCCTGCTGATGGTCGCGCCGACGGTGTTCCTGCCGACGTACGCGCAGTCCGTGCTCCAACTGGCGCCGGTGGCCGCCGGGTTCGTGCTCTCCGTGATGACCCTGAGCTGGCCGGTGTCGGCCGCCCTGAGCCAGCACGTCTACCGCAGGATCGGCTTCCGCAACACCGCCGTCGTCGGCATCGCGGCGGCGGGCCTGATCCTGCTCGCCTTCCCGCTGCTGCCCTATCCCGGCTCGGCCTGGCAACCGGCCCTGATCATGCTCCTGTTGGGCGCGGCGCTCGGCCTCTTCCAGCTCCCGCTGATCGTGGGCGTCCAGTCCACCGTCGGCTGGGCCGAACGCGGCACGGCCACCGCGTCCGTGCTGTTCTGCCGCCAGATCGGCCAGACCCTGGGCGCGGCCCTGTTCGGGGCGGTGGCCAACGGGGTGCTCGCCGCGCGTCTGGGCGGGGCGGGTTCGCTGGACTCGGTGGCGCGCTCCCTGGACGACCCGGGCTCGGTGGCCGATCCGGAACGGCTGCGGCGGGCCGTGGACGCGGCGGTCGACGCGGTCTACGTGGGCGCGGGATGCGCGGCGGGCCTCGCCCTGCTGGCACTCCTCTTCGTGGCGCCGCGGCGCTTCCCGGTCCTCCAGGAGAAGCAACTGGAACCCCAGCGGGAACAGTTGTCCCCCACGCAACAGGCCGACTGA
- a CDS encoding ABC transporter ATP-binding protein, whose protein sequence is MTTAVTTPRHGGTGGRTAVAARARQVVKAYGSGETRVVALDHIDVDIARGQFTAIMGPSGSGKSTLMHCLAGLDTVSAGQIFLDETEITGLKDKKLTQLRRDRIGFIFQAFNLLPTLNAIENITLPMDIAGRKPDRGWLDQVVETVGLAGRLKHRPTELSGGQQQRVAVARALASRPEIIFGDEPTGNLDSRAGAEVLGFLRRSVTELGQTIVMVTHDPVAASYADRVLYLADGRIVDEMHHPTADQVLDRMLRFSGGHPQTPSFDARGRTS, encoded by the coding sequence GTGACAACGGCTGTAACCACACCCAGGCACGGGGGCACTGGCGGGCGGACGGCCGTGGCGGCACGGGCACGCCAGGTCGTGAAGGCGTACGGCTCGGGGGAGACCCGGGTCGTCGCGCTCGACCACATCGACGTGGACATCGCCCGCGGGCAGTTCACCGCGATCATGGGCCCCTCGGGCTCCGGCAAGTCGACCCTGATGCACTGCCTCGCGGGCCTCGACACGGTCAGCGCCGGGCAGATCTTCCTCGACGAGACCGAGATCACCGGCCTCAAGGACAAGAAGCTCACCCAGCTCCGCAGGGACCGGATCGGCTTCATCTTCCAGGCGTTCAACCTCCTGCCCACCCTGAACGCCATCGAGAACATCACGCTCCCGATGGACATAGCGGGCCGCAAGCCCGACCGCGGCTGGCTGGACCAGGTCGTGGAGACCGTGGGCCTCGCGGGGCGCCTCAAGCACCGTCCCACCGAGCTCTCCGGCGGTCAGCAGCAGCGCGTCGCCGTGGCCCGCGCGCTCGCGTCGCGCCCCGAGATCATCTTCGGTGACGAGCCGACCGGAAACCTCGACTCCCGCGCGGGCGCCGAGGTGTTGGGCTTCCTGCGCCGCTCGGTGACCGAGCTCGGCCAGACCATCGTGATGGTCACGCACGACCCGGTCGCCGCCTCGTACGCGGACCGCGTCCTGTACCTCGCCGACGGCCGGATCGTCGACGAGATGCACCACCCCACCGCCGACCAGGTCCTGGACCGCATGCTGCGCTTTTCTGGGGGACACCCCCAGACCCCCTCCTTCGACGCGCGGGGGCGCACGTCATGA